From a region of the Paenibacillus segetis genome:
- a CDS encoding sensor histidine kinase: MKFWSMITRFLRGFHIRKIQVLISVSSITITVVVVLLVSVMLFNRFSSAAEENTFLGLGQTIEQVNSNLELYVSGMEDIFNVVEEKINKMPDVTDQQLGEQLDTIINTRDDLVSMALFKQDGELVRNVPSIPMRQNTKLTEQPWFETAISKPGALQFTAPHIQNLFKWQYRWVVSLSKTIMYHENSEVKVGVLVIDVNFRTIDQLGQKVSLGKKGYVYIIDAVGNMVYHPQQQLIYAGLKYENLESVLNYKYGSYLDYADGEQRIITIRTVNPTGWKIVGVAYADEFLTTRRELSDFIIWFLIIVIIAVLIVNIYISAKISQPIRKLERSAYMVEKGNFQTNVYVSGAYEVEQLSKRFNLMLRRIRELMDQIIQEQEAKRKSELDVLQSQINPHFLYNTLNSVTRLAELGRSEEVVTTITSLSRFFRISLSSGSHIITVQAELEHVRHYLIIQTIRFKNKFDYEIICEDEVLECLTLKLILQPLVENAIHHGIENSPEKGFIGIYVSAEDDKLIIRIKDNGVGMSEEKLKKIFSSVSKSGGGSGVGVRNVQERISLYYGKTFGLQFESEQEEGTTVTITIPMVKPDDIPDPREDES, encoded by the coding sequence ATGAAATTTTGGAGCATGATTACCCGGTTTCTAAGAGGCTTCCATATCCGCAAAATTCAAGTTCTTATTTCTGTCTCTTCGATTACGATCACTGTGGTGGTTGTCCTTTTGGTAAGTGTTATGTTGTTTAATCGTTTCTCAAGTGCGGCGGAAGAGAACACCTTTCTTGGTCTTGGACAAACGATAGAGCAGGTTAATTCTAATCTGGAATTGTACGTTAGTGGGATGGAGGATATCTTTAATGTCGTAGAAGAAAAGATTAATAAGATGCCTGATGTTACTGATCAACAACTAGGCGAACAACTGGATACTATTATTAATACGCGGGATGATCTTGTCTCTATGGCATTATTTAAACAGGATGGGGAATTAGTGAGGAACGTTCCATCAATTCCAATGCGGCAGAATACGAAGTTAACTGAACAACCTTGGTTTGAGACTGCTATTTCGAAGCCTGGAGCTTTGCAATTTACTGCCCCTCATATCCAGAACCTGTTTAAGTGGCAATATCGATGGGTGGTTTCATTAAGCAAAACGATTATGTACCATGAGAACTCCGAAGTAAAAGTAGGTGTTCTTGTCATTGATGTTAACTTTCGTACGATTGATCAGCTTGGTCAAAAAGTAAGTCTTGGTAAAAAAGGCTACGTGTACATTATTGATGCAGTCGGTAATATGGTATATCACCCTCAACAGCAGTTAATCTATGCGGGATTGAAATACGAAAATCTGGAATCTGTGCTTAATTATAAATATGGTAGCTATCTCGATTATGCTGATGGCGAACAGCGAATTATAACGATTCGTACGGTAAATCCAACCGGTTGGAAAATAGTTGGTGTAGCTTATGCTGATGAATTTTTAACAACTAGAAGGGAACTGAGTGACTTTATTATCTGGTTTCTTATCATCGTGATCATCGCTGTGTTGATTGTAAATATCTATATCTCAGCCAAAATATCGCAACCCATTCGTAAGCTTGAACGGTCGGCATACATGGTTGAGAAAGGTAATTTTCAAACGAACGTGTATGTAAGTGGGGCATATGAAGTTGAACAACTATCAAAAAGGTTCAATCTCATGCTACGGCGGATTCGTGAACTAATGGATCAGATCATCCAAGAGCAAGAGGCGAAACGAAAGAGTGAACTTGATGTGCTCCAATCCCAGATCAACCCTCACTTTCTCTACAACACGCTGAATTCTGTAACCCGTTTAGCAGAATTAGGTAGAAGCGAGGAAGTTGTGACTACGATCACGTCGCTATCGCGATTCTTCCGTATCAGTCTGAGTAGTGGAAGTCATATCATTACCGTGCAAGCTGAGTTAGAGCATGTACGACATTATCTCATCATCCAGACTATTCGGTTCAAGAATAAGTTTGATTATGAAATTATTTGTGAGGATGAAGTGCTTGAATGTCTAACGCTAAAGTTAATCCTCCAACCTCTAGTGGAGAATGCGATTCATCATGGTATAGAGAACTCACCTGAGAAAGGATTTATCGGAATATATGTTAGCGCAGAGGACGACAAACTGATCATTCGAATTAAGGATAATGGTGTGGGGATGTCGGAAGAAAAGCTGAAAAAAATATTTAGTAGTGTCAGTAAGAGTGGAGGTGGCTCGGGAGTCGGTGTACGTAATGTACAGGAGAGAATTTCACTCTATTACGGTAAAACATTTGGGCTACAGTTTGAGAGCGAACAGGAAGAAGGGACAACGGTAACCATAACAATTCCTATGGTCAAGCCGGATGATATACCTGACCCAAGGGAGGATGAGTCATGA
- a CDS encoding response regulator, translating to MYKLILVDDEEDVREGLLGLIDWESIGYQVMDTAENGKEAAESVDKFFPDVVVTDIQMPFMNGLQLSEWIRCHYPATKIIILTGYDEFEYAQKAIRLGIDEYILKPFSAGELVEVLQKVKGQLDEEMAAKENVQLLTEHYQKNLPILQSLFLSSLMSRRLPASEIREKSLYYDLDLNGQNYLVSVICIDSITKASNAPFRSTKWSGSVSLRETHDTELQLFAVLNIAEEIVRREESSKAFIHHDEVVVLSIYEGSHVENVANRTFQLLEEVLYSVERYLKLTVTIGVGSVISDIGDIQSSYNEAQQALDYRLILGNNKVIWIEDVETRNWTKLSFGEMKEKEMIRCLKVGSDQELLDLLDDHFHALIDSQVSNQDFQVYLLEMLTAVIKASKDIRVDLDQLFGDNVTLLGQLSRFTLAEEAKSWFVGICMKLKNHITSNRQSSYNKLVVEAREYILANYSENDISITKVCNHLHISTGYFSNIFKKEMKMTFVSYLMGVRMDAALDLLRSSDMKAFEIAEAVGFTDPNYFSFCFRKNFGISPKEYRSGVRPQ from the coding sequence AATCCGTCGATAAATTTTTTCCTGACGTGGTGGTAACCGATATTCAAATGCCTTTTATGAACGGTCTACAGTTGTCTGAGTGGATTCGTTGTCATTATCCAGCTACTAAAATCATTATCCTGACAGGTTATGATGAATTCGAATATGCGCAAAAGGCGATTAGGCTAGGTATAGATGAATACATATTGAAACCATTCTCTGCAGGCGAACTAGTAGAGGTTCTTCAGAAAGTAAAGGGTCAGCTAGACGAGGAAATGGCTGCCAAGGAAAATGTACAACTGTTGACAGAACATTATCAAAAGAATTTACCAATTCTACAAAGTTTGTTCCTGTCCTCTTTAATGTCACGTAGACTCCCAGCCTCTGAAATTCGTGAGAAAAGTCTGTATTACGATCTTGATTTGAATGGACAGAATTACCTTGTATCAGTGATTTGTATTGATTCAATTACAAAAGCATCGAATGCTCCATTTCGCTCTACTAAGTGGAGTGGATCTGTGTCTCTTAGGGAAACACACGATACTGAGCTTCAATTATTTGCGGTCCTTAATATAGCGGAAGAAATTGTACGTAGGGAAGAGTCAAGCAAAGCATTTATTCATCATGATGAAGTCGTGGTATTAAGCATTTATGAGGGTAGCCATGTGGAAAACGTTGCGAATCGAACCTTTCAATTGCTTGAGGAAGTTTTATATAGTGTGGAACGATACTTGAAATTGACGGTGACGATTGGTGTCGGCTCAGTGATTAGTGATATTGGTGATATTCAATCCTCGTATAATGAAGCACAGCAAGCACTGGATTATCGGTTAATCCTTGGTAACAATAAGGTGATTTGGATTGAAGACGTCGAGACGAGAAATTGGACGAAGCTTTCTTTTGGCGAAATGAAGGAGAAGGAAATGATTCGTTGCCTGAAAGTAGGTAGTGATCAGGAATTACTTGATTTACTGGATGACCATTTCCATGCTCTGATTGATAGTCAAGTATCAAATCAGGATTTTCAGGTATATTTGCTTGAGATGCTAACGGCTGTGATCAAAGCCTCAAAGGATATTCGTGTGGACTTAGATCAACTATTTGGTGATAATGTTACTCTTCTAGGCCAGCTTTCCAGATTTACGCTTGCAGAAGAAGCCAAATCCTGGTTCGTTGGAATTTGCATGAAATTAAAAAATCATATTACATCAAATCGGCAGTCCAGCTATAACAAGTTGGTAGTTGAAGCGCGAGAATATATATTGGCGAACTATAGTGAGAATGATATTTCTATTACAAAGGTTTGTAACCATTTGCATATTAGTACGGGGTATTTCAGTAATATTTTCAAAAAGGAAATGAAGATGACATTTGTTAGTTATTTGATGGGTGTACGAATGGATGCAGCTTTGGACCTGTTACGGAGCAGCGATATGAAAGCGTTTGAAATTGCAGAGGCTGTGGGATTTACCGATCCTAATTATTTTAGCTTTTGTTTCCGTAAAAACTTCGGAATATCACCTAAAGAATATCGAAGTGGAGTAAGACCCCAATGA